The Etheostoma spectabile isolate EspeVRDwgs_2016 chromosome 1, UIUC_Espe_1.0, whole genome shotgun sequence genome has a segment encoding these proteins:
- the LOC116687332 gene encoding protein arginine methyltransferase NDUFAF7, mitochondrial isoform X2 — translation MREVLTNPVTGYYYVRINMLGPDGDLTTSSEISQIFGELLGVWVVSEWTEPVDPNSWSSSDLGKDRWPATSSGCSVSCGPCWAGPPCPSTWCR, via the exons ATGAGAGAGGTGCTCACCAACCCAGTGACA GGTTATTACTACGTGAGGATCAACATGCTGGGACCGGACGGAGATCTCACCACGTCATCAGAAATCAGTCAGATCTTCGGAGAA CTGCTCGGCGTGTGGGTCGTCAGCGAGTGGACGGAGCCGGTCGACCCAAACAGCTGGTCCAGCTCGGACCTGGGAAAGGATCGCTGGCCAGCAACGTCCTCAGG gTGTTCGGTCAGTTGCGGTCCGTGCTGGGCGGGTCCTCCGTGTCCCTCCACCTGGTGCAGGTGA